From the Hyphomicrobiaceae bacterium genome, the window GGGCCATGCACGACGGCCGCAATCGTGTGGATGCTGCCATCGACGCCGTTGCCGAAGTCGGCAACCCAACCATCGTCGCAACCCTCACCGTGGTCGCCGCGCTTCTGCCCATGCTGTTCGTGTCGGGGCTGATGGGGCCCTACATGAGCCCGATTCCCGCCAATGCGTCGGCGGCGATGATCCTGTCCTTCTTCGTGGCGGTGATCGTTACCCCCTGGCTGATGCTGCGCTTTAGCGGCAAGGCGCCTGCGCATCACGATGAAGGCGACAGCTCAGGCGGCGTGTTGGGCCGACTCTACACCGCGGTTGCCCGTCCGATCCTGGCCACCAAGGCGCGCGCGTGGGCATTCTTGCTCACCATCGGCATCGCCACGCTGGCCTCGCTCGTGTTGCTCTACACCAAGTCCGTCACGGTCAAGCTGCTTCCCTTCGACAACAAGTCGGAGCTTCAGGTCGTCGTCGATCTGCCGCGCGGAGCGTCACTGGAAGAAACGGACCGTGTTTTGCAAGCTGCGGCGGAACGGATTTCCGTACTGCCCGAGCTGACCTCGATCCAGGCCTACGCCGGGACTGCAGCACCGTTCAATTTCAACGGACTTGTCCGCCACTATTATCTGCGCAACGAGCCCCAGCAGGGCGATCTGCAGATCAATCTGTCACCCAAGAGCGAGCGTGACCGCACGAGCCATGCCATCGCATTGGAAGTTCGCAAATTGCTGGAAGGCCTGCCGATGCCAAAAGACACGGTGGTCAAGGTTGTCGAAGTTCCCCCTGGCCCGCCGGTCATTGCCACTTTGCTAGCCGAGATCTACGGCGACACGCCCGAGCAGCGCCGCGCGGTCGCAAACAAGGTTCGCGAGGCCTTCCGCGCCGTGCCCTACATTGTCGACGACGACGTAAGCTACGGCATCCAGGCTCCCCGCGTGCGCATGTCGATCAACCACGACAAGCTCGAATTCTACAAGGTGGAGGAAAGCGACGTCTACGACACCATCAAGTCGTACTTCGGCGGCGTGCCTGTCGGCTACTCCCACAAGGGCGGCGGCCGCCATCCGGTCGAGATTGCCGTCCAGGTTCCAAAGCGCGATCTTTCCATCGGGCAACTTGCGCTGACGACGCCCGTTCCCGCCAATGCTCTGCCGGGCGAACGCGATATCGTTGAACTGGGCGATGTCGTGAAAGTCTCCAACGAAAAAGCTTCGTTCCCAATCTTCCGCCACAACGGTCGTCCGGCCGAAATGGTAATGGGAGAGCTTGCAGGCGCGTTCGAGGCTCCCGTTTACGGTATGCTGGCGGTTGCCGACGAGCTCGACAAGATCGACTGGGGCGACCTTCCCAAGCCAAAGATTGCATTCCACGGGCAACCCGAAAGCACCAAGACGCCGGTGCTGTTGTGGGACGGGGAATGGGAAGTCACCTATGTCACCTTTCGCGACATGGGCGCTGCATTCGCCGTCGCGCTGCTCGGTATCTTCGTTCTGGTGGTGGCGCAGTTTGGATCGTTCAAGCTCCCGCTTGTCATCCTGACGCCGGTCCCGCTGACGCTCATCGGCATCATGCTCGGACACTGGTTGTTCGCGGCACCCTTCACGGCGACCTCGATGATCGGGTTCATCGCGCTCGCCGGCATCATCGTGCGCAACTCAATCCTGCTGGTGGACTTCATTCGCGAACGACGCAAAGACGGCGCACCGTTGCGTCAGGTTCTACTGGAGTCTGGCGCGATCCGCTTCAAACCGATCCTTCTGACGGCGCTTGCCGCCATGATCGGCGCAGCCGTGATCCTGGCTGACCCGATCTTCCAGGGCTTGGCCATTTCGCTGCTGTTCGGCCTTGCGTCGTCGACATTGCTGACGGTGCTCGTCATCCCGGCCATCTATGTGGTGCTGCGCGATGACGGGAAGACGCTGGATCAGACGGCCGAGGGCTTGTCGTCGAAAACGTAACCTGCACCGCGAACGGTACGGATGGGATCGATTTCTGTCCCGCGAACGATCGACTTGCGCAAGCGGCCGACGTGCACATCGACGGTACGCTCATCGACCTCCGTGGTGTGTCCCCACACGTTGTCGAGCAGTTGCGCGCGCGAAAGCACCCGGCCGGCACTCTGCATGAAGAACTCAAGCAGGCGGTATTCCGTCGGCCCCAGCAAGATTTCGCGCGAACCGCGCGTAACCCGGTGAGCCTGCCGGTCGATGGAAATGCCGCCCTTCTGCAGAACGTCCGCCGTTTTCTCAGGCGCGGCACGGCGTAACAAGCCTTTCACGCGAGCCATCAACTCGGCAACCGAAAAGGGTTTGACCATGTAATCGTCGGCACCCGTCGCCAGGCCGCGCAATCTGTCGGCTTCCTCGCCG encodes:
- a CDS encoding efflux RND transporter permease subunit, whose product is MSGKSLGISGSLTRAFIRSPLTPLFLLTGLALGLIALIMLPREEEPQISVPMVDIFVTADGLKAPDAVKLVTEPLETIVKAINGVEHVYSNTIDDRVVVTARFFVGTSSDEAILRVHEKVRANYDRIPTGIPEPLIIGRGIDDVAILTLTLSPKAGVTHFTDNALYHMAEDLQVELAKLDNIGLSFIAGGRPDQIRVEPDPERLSLYGVTLAQLVGKVREANRSFLAGRVREANSSLEVAAGQTLQGIPDIGQLLITARDGRPVYVSDVANVIVGAKPVEHQAWNFAKSENGKLERTPAVTLAIAKRAGANAVVISEEVLNRLQELKGDLIPDDVDVTITRNYGETANEKANELLFHLGLATLSIVLLVAVAIGWREGAVVLVVIPATILLTMFASWLLGYTINRVSLFALIFSIGILVDDAIVVIENIARHWAMHDGRNRVDAAIDAVAEVGNPTIVATLTVVAALLPMLFVSGLMGPYMSPIPANASAAMILSFFVAVIVTPWLMLRFSGKAPAHHDEGDSSGGVLGRLYTAVARPILATKARAWAFLLTIGIATLASLVLLYTKSVTVKLLPFDNKSELQVVVDLPRGASLEETDRVLQAAAERISVLPELTSIQAYAGTAAPFNFNGLVRHYYLRNEPQQGDLQINLSPKSERDRTSHAIALEVRKLLEGLPMPKDTVVKVVEVPPGPPVIATLLAEIYGDTPEQRRAVANKVREAFRAVPYIVDDDVSYGIQAPRVRMSINHDKLEFYKVEESDVYDTIKSYFGGVPVGYSHKGGGRHPVEIAVQVPKRDLSIGQLALTTPVPANALPGERDIVELGDVVKVSNEKASFPIFRHNGRPAEMVMGELAGAFEAPVYGMLAVADELDKIDWGDLPKPKIAFHGQPESTKTPVLLWDGEWEVTYVTFRDMGAAFAVALLGIFVLVVAQFGSFKLPLVILTPVPLTLIGIMLGHWLFAAPFTATSMIGFIALAGIIVRNSILLVDFIRERRKDGAPLRQVLLESGAIRFKPILLTALAAMIGAAVILADPIFQGLAISLLFGLASSTLLTVLVIPAIYVVLRDDGKTLDQTAEGLSSKT
- the phoB gene encoding phosphate regulon transcriptional regulator PhoB — protein: MAARILIVEDEEALVTLISYNLEASGYQVVTASTSDDAAFMLKDSPPDLVILDWMLPGTSGIEICRQIRANPATRNLPVIMLTARGEEADRLRGLATGADDYMVKPFSVAELMARVKGLLRRAAPEKTADVLQKGGISIDRQAHRVTRGSREILLGPTEYRLLEFFMQSAGRVLSRAQLLDNVWGHTTEVDERTVDVHVGRLRKSIVRGTEIDPIRTVRGAGYVFDDKPSAV